TCCCATAACCTGTTGATTCATTTGTTCCTCTATTTTTTTTAGAATTTTATTTTGGATTGGACAAGGTAATTGGATTTTTTTACAATTTCTATCTATTGTTATTTTTTTTATTATGTTAAAATGTTCTATCATAAGATCTTCAAGTGTTAAAAGATTTTTCTTTTGTTGATATTTTAAAGGTTTATGGCTATTTATCACATGAAATAATGTATGATTAGTAATCATATCTGAGGATTCAATAATCTCTTTAGTTTTGTTATATATCTGTAGATAAAAAATTCCAGCAATAGGTTCGCTTTTTTTCGTTTTTCGAATCACTTGAGTTAAAGAATTTTGTATGTTTGTAAAATTTTCTTTTACTTTTAAAAAAGAATTTCTACTAAATTGAAGAGTTTTTAAATTTTCTTGAGTAATTCCTTCTATACTATTTTTATAAATAACCTCTATATATTCAAGTATAGGGTTAAGAATATCAAAGGTTTTATTTAAGGTGGTTTCCAATGTCATATTTACTATAATATCAAAAAGAGGTTTTTCTTCTTTTATTTTTTTATGATAGTTTTTATAACTTTTGTAAAAAACAAATACAATTAAAAAAATAAGAGAGTATAAAGCCCATGCTTTAAAAAAGTATAAAAAAGCAGCCGTTACTCCTGCCATTGTGAAAGCGATTAATCCTGTTAAGAACCATCCTCTTATAACTTTTAACACTCCTGAAACTCTATAAACAGCACTTTCTCGATCCCAAGCTCTATCTGAAAGAGAAGTCCCCATAGATACCATAAAAGTAACGAAAGTCGTAGATAATGGTAATTTTTGAACCGTAGCTATAGATATCAATATGCTAGATATAGTTAAATTAGCAGAAGCTCTAACTAGGTCGAAAGCTACGATTTCTTTTTTTTGTGTTTTTTTTTGTTTAAAATTTTTTTCTATTCTCACCAAAAGTCTTTTCGGAAAGAATTTAAAAAAAGAATTTCCGAAACATAAAAAAAATCTAACAATTCCTCTAGAAAAAGAATTGGATAAAAATTTCTCTGGCCCTTCATTTTGTCTACTTAAATTAATTTCTGTGCTAGTGATGTTTTTTGTTTTTTTGGAAAACCAAAGTGTCAATATCATAATCATCCCTGCAAAAATCAAAACCAAAGATGGAACTTGTACATTTCCAGATAAACTTTTCATATTGAATTTTTCAGCGGGAGGACTTCCCGCTTCTTTCCATATGTTATAAGACTGTATTCCAGCTATAGGGATTCCGATAAAGTTGACTAAATCATTTCCTGCAAAAGCCATAGCCAAAGAAAAAGTTCCATATAGTACGACAAATTTTAATATGTTGTATCCTAAGGAAACAAATATTTTTGCTACGATTGTCCATGTTAAAAATAATATGAGCAAAAAAATAAAAAAATTATGGTGAATCCATTTTATCAAATGTTGAATGAATAAGGAAAATCCTGTTAAATAATTATCATTAATAAATCCTTGTAATGTACTATGCAATCCTTTTACAATAAGGAAATAAGTCATCCCGCTCAATGAAATAGCAGCCCATATTACTCCTGCATATTTTAATTTACTCTCATATTCAAAACTAAATAAATAACGAATGAAATAATGAATGAAAGCACCAGAAGTAAAAGAAATTATAATAGATAAAAAAATACCTATACTAATATTTAATGTTTTTTCTGCTTTAATATATAGAGTTAAATGATGAAAGGGCTCATTATTTAATGGAGAACTCATTTTAATCATTGCTATACTGAAAGCTCCACCTAATAAACAAAAAACCATAGATACTGTAGTAGAAGTGGGTAACCCTAAAGTGTTAAAAATATCCAGTAAAAGAATATCGGATATCATAACCGCCAAAAAAATAAAAATAATATCTGAAAAATAAAAATAAGAAGGATCAAAAACACCTTTTCTTGCTACTTCCATCATTCCGCTAGATAAAAAAGCTCCTAATAAAATACCTAAGCTAGCAAAAATCATGATAGTTCTACGAGAAGAGACTTGAGATCCAAT
This genomic window from Blattabacterium cuenoti contains:
- a CDS encoding inorganic phosphate transporter, which codes for MKFFYPSIIVVLFLLSIFDLIVGLINDAVNFLNSAIGSQVSSRRTIMIFASLGILLGAFLSSGMMEVARKGVFDPSYFYFSDIIFIFLAVMISDILLLDIFNTLGLPTSTTVSMVFCLLGGAFSIAMIKMSSPLNNEPFHHLTLYIKAEKTLNISIGIFLSIIISFTSGAFIHYFIRYLFSFEYESKLKYAGVIWAAISLSGMTYFLIVKGLHSTLQGFINDNYLTGFSLFIQHLIKWIHHNFFIFLLILFLTWTIVAKIFVSLGYNILKFVVLYGTFSLAMAFAGNDLVNFIGIPIAGIQSYNIWKEAGSPPAEKFNMKSLSGNVQVPSLVLIFAGMIMILTLWFSKKTKNITSTEINLSRQNEGPEKFLSNSFSRGIVRFFLCFGNSFFKFFPKRLLVRIEKNFKQKKTQKKEIVAFDLVRASANLTISSILISIATVQKLPLSTTFVTFMVSMGTSLSDRAWDRESAVYRVSGVLKVIRGWFLTGLIAFTMAGVTAAFLYFFKAWALYSLIFLIVFVFYKSYKNYHKKIKEEKPLFDIIVNMTLETTLNKTFDILNPILEYIEVIYKNSIEGITQENLKTLQFSRNSFLKVKENFTNIQNSLTQVIRKTKKSEPIAGIFYLQIYNKTKEIIESSDMITNHTLFHVINSHKPLKYQQKKNLLTLEDLMIEHFNIIKKITIDRNCKKIQLPCPIQNKILKKIEEQMNQQVMGIIYKKYGTKNTFLMLDILLQSKKITESVEDIILLYKNNLSHISSKKDASFLAF